A genomic region of Chloracidobacterium sp. contains the following coding sequences:
- a CDS encoding 2Fe-2S iron-sulfur cluster binding domain-containing protein produces MPIVTFQPSGQKVEVAAGATLLSAAQQAGQPLLHFCGGYGICQTCEIRVDAAAAAALSAPGAKEQRWFDADDLAAGRRLACCARVQKDLSLTLPAAKRFDIAAQFEKLTFSEALQLWFRMVAAASEDFLNHARHGYAAILNGIETVQEKGVAELPTLTAQLINATLTNGILAFEAVATGMARSMSAFGSVVESATASRQPEPPKPAATPKPATAEPKTSEAKPVPMEVRTRPRPAGESRSSAESPKAETPKPGDRRS; encoded by the coding sequence ATGCCAATCGTGACGTTCCAGCCGTCCGGGCAAAAGGTCGAAGTGGCGGCCGGCGCGACGCTGCTTAGCGCGGCCCAGCAAGCCGGTCAGCCGTTGCTTCATTTTTGCGGCGGCTACGGCATTTGTCAGACTTGTGAAATTCGCGTGGATGCGGCGGCGGCAGCCGCATTGTCTGCGCCGGGCGCCAAAGAACAACGCTGGTTTGACGCCGACGACTTGGCGGCGGGACGGCGGTTGGCGTGCTGTGCGCGGGTGCAAAAAGATTTGTCCCTGACGTTGCCGGCGGCGAAGCGGTTCGACATCGCTGCGCAGTTCGAGAAGTTGACCTTCAGCGAAGCGCTTCAGCTTTGGTTTCGCATGGTGGCGGCCGCGTCGGAGGATTTTCTCAACCACGCGCGCCATGGCTACGCGGCCATACTCAACGGGATTGAAACCGTTCAGGAAAAGGGAGTTGCGGAGCTGCCGACGCTGACGGCGCAGCTGATCAACGCGACGCTGACCAACGGCATTCTGGCCTTTGAGGCTGTGGCGACCGGCATGGCGCGGAGTATGAGCGCATTTGGTTCAGTCGTGGAGTCGGCGACGGCAAGTCGTCAGCCAGAGCCGCCTAAGCCAGCGGCCACCCCAAAACCAGCGACGGCGGAACCGAAAACGTCCGAGGCCAAGCCCGTTCCGATGGAAGTACGGACGCGCCCGCGTCCAGCAGGCGAGTCGCGTTCGAGCGCCGAGTCGCCAAAAGCTGAGACGCCCAAGCCCGGCGACCGGCGTTCATAG
- a CDS encoding ABC transporter permease has protein sequence MEMLLAFVVSTVTMATPLMLAALGEAVSEHAGVVNIGIEGVMLMAAFVGVAVCYLTAHPGLGMAAAVGSGLLLTAVFAALTVNGARDPLLVGTALNIFALGATAVARRALVGDSNAAFVVPTLPLWSVPPVAAALGVGAWYWLFRTPHGLGLRAAGENPAAAAGAGLSVAWLRWAALLFSGLTCGLAGGYLALGLSNTFVEGMTAGRGFIALAIVIVGRRHPAGVLLAALVFGAASDLQFRLQALGLDAVPYQVFLALPYLLTLAAAAWFRRQATIQRAR, from the coding sequence ATGGAAATGCTGCTTGCCTTTGTCGTCAGCACCGTCACCATGGCAACACCGCTGATGTTGGCGGCGCTTGGCGAGGCTGTTTCCGAACACGCTGGGGTGGTCAATATCGGCATTGAAGGTGTTATGCTGATGGCCGCCTTTGTCGGCGTCGCTGTCTGTTACCTGACGGCTCATCCAGGGTTGGGGATGGCGGCCGCTGTCGGAAGCGGGCTGCTGTTGACGGCGGTATTTGCCGCGCTGACCGTCAACGGCGCACGCGATCCGCTGCTGGTCGGTACGGCTTTGAACATTTTCGCCCTTGGCGCGACGGCCGTTGCGCGGCGGGCGTTGGTTGGCGACTCCAACGCTGCCTTCGTCGTACCGACTTTGCCTCTCTGGAGCGTCCCTCCGGTGGCGGCGGCACTCGGCGTCGGAGCTTGGTACTGGCTCTTTCGGACGCCCCACGGGTTGGGGTTGCGCGCCGCCGGAGAGAATCCGGCGGCGGCGGCTGGAGCTGGATTGAGCGTGGCGTGGTTGCGCTGGGCGGCGTTGCTCTTCAGCGGCTTGACCTGTGGGCTGGCCGGAGGGTATCTGGCGCTGGGGCTGTCGAACACCTTTGTTGAAGGTATGACCGCCGGGCGTGGTTTCATTGCGCTCGCCATTGTGATTGTCGGACGGCGACATCCGGCCGGCGTCCTGCTGGCCGCGCTGGTGTTTGGCGCAGCCAGCGACCTGCAATTTCGCCTGCAGGCGTTGGGGCTGGATGCCGTGCCGTACCAGGTCTTCCTCGCTTTGCCCTACCTCCTAACCTTGGCGGCGGCGGCGTGGTTTAGACGGCAGGCGACAATCCAACGCGCCCGCTAG
- a CDS encoding valine--tRNA ligase, with protein sequence MPHDLPKAYNPQDVEQKWYPFWEQGGYFQPQGDGQPFCIVIPPPNVTGSLHMGHALQHALMDVLTRWRRMQGRRTLWLPGTDHAGIATQMVVEQQLAKEGIKRTDLGREAFEARVWAWKAESGGMIQRQMRLEGVSVDWSRERFTLDEGLSRAVREVFVRLYEEGRIYRGAYMVNWSPKLQTAVSDLEVEMKEVRGKLYHLAYPVVDAAESVVVATTRPETMLGDTAVAVHPDDDRYRRLIGRRVRLPIVGREIPIIADPLVEKDFGTGVVKVTPAHDPNDFEIGKRHNLEFIVVIGKDGAMTEAAGDGFAGLDRFEAREKIIARLKAEGALVKVEDYTHNVGHCQRSGVPIEPLVSEQWFLDVKPLAEVAVQAVRDGRTRFIPASWEKVYFDWMENIRPWCISRQLWWGHRIPAWYAADGRFAVARSEAEARRKLGLPNDAPLTQDEDVLDTWFSSALWAFSTFGWTGDPAQDAANEDLKTFTPTDVLVTGFDIIFFWVARMMMMSLHFTGDVPFRTVFVTGLVRDAQGQKMSKTKGNVVDPLDVFRKYGTDAVRFSLVSAVTGANDIKLQESKMEAARNFANKIWNAARFTLGNLPDEATPLPIDAPQTLADRWMASRMMRVIGEIHDALEAFRFHDAALTLYKFFWNDFCDWYIELVKPVVSAPEDTPERTAARGRLAATLEQALRLLHPFMPFITEELWQRVSPYVWPAATRPSSLCIAPYPQPDETRRDAAAERAMDAVISLITRVRNIRSEMNLPPSALVELHVAADAERLAIFAEQQAAILRLARAKTLIGHETLPELGFCARSVTAEGVRLAVPLAGLVDEQAERARLEKELAKREKELAQLLEVVNRPGFAERAAPEVVAEKAEQRAALEMQLAALRETLATFGRKS encoded by the coding sequence ATGCCTCACGACCTACCGAAAGCTTACAATCCGCAAGACGTCGAGCAAAAATGGTATCCGTTCTGGGAACAGGGCGGCTATTTCCAACCTCAAGGCGATGGACAACCCTTCTGTATTGTTATCCCACCGCCGAACGTCACCGGCTCGCTCCACATGGGGCATGCGCTTCAGCATGCTCTGATGGATGTCCTGACGCGCTGGCGGCGCATGCAAGGACGGCGGACACTGTGGCTGCCGGGCACCGACCACGCTGGCATCGCCACCCAGATGGTCGTCGAGCAACAACTCGCTAAGGAGGGCATCAAACGAACCGATCTTGGGCGCGAAGCCTTTGAAGCGCGCGTTTGGGCGTGGAAAGCCGAATCCGGCGGGATGATCCAGCGCCAGATGCGGCTGGAAGGCGTCAGTGTGGACTGGTCACGCGAACGCTTTACGCTTGATGAGGGCCTGAGCCGCGCTGTGCGCGAAGTCTTTGTCCGGCTCTACGAAGAAGGACGCATTTACCGTGGCGCATACATGGTCAACTGGTCGCCCAAGCTCCAGACGGCCGTTTCCGATCTCGAAGTGGAAATGAAGGAAGTACGCGGCAAACTCTATCACCTTGCCTATCCAGTGGTGGACGCCGCTGAAAGCGTCGTTGTCGCCACGACGCGCCCGGAAACGATGCTCGGTGACACGGCCGTCGCCGTCCATCCAGACGATGACCGCTACCGGCGGCTCATCGGGAGGCGCGTTCGGCTACCAATTGTCGGCCGTGAAATTCCAATTATTGCTGACCCGCTGGTGGAAAAGGATTTCGGGACGGGCGTCGTCAAGGTCACGCCGGCGCACGACCCGAACGACTTTGAGATAGGGAAGCGGCACAACCTTGAATTCATCGTCGTCATCGGCAAAGACGGCGCGATGACCGAAGCCGCCGGCGACGGCTTTGCCGGCCTTGACCGCTTTGAGGCGCGTGAAAAAATCATTGCACGCCTCAAAGCCGAAGGCGCGCTGGTCAAAGTCGAGGACTACACGCACAATGTCGGCCACTGTCAGCGGTCGGGCGTCCCGATTGAGCCGCTGGTGTCGGAGCAGTGGTTTCTGGATGTCAAACCGTTGGCGGAAGTCGCCGTACAGGCTGTCCGCGACGGGCGGACGCGCTTCATTCCCGCGTCCTGGGAGAAGGTCTACTTTGATTGGATGGAAAACATCCGTCCGTGGTGCATTTCGCGGCAGTTATGGTGGGGTCATCGGATTCCGGCCTGGTACGCCGCAGACGGTCGTTTCGCCGTCGCCCGCTCGGAAGCCGAGGCGCGGCGCAAGCTCGGCCTTCCTAATGACGCGCCGTTGACGCAGGACGAGGACGTACTTGATACGTGGTTCTCTTCGGCGCTGTGGGCTTTCTCGACCTTCGGCTGGACGGGCGATCCGGCGCAGGACGCCGCCAATGAAGACCTGAAGACCTTCACGCCGACTGACGTGCTGGTGACCGGCTTCGACATCATTTTCTTCTGGGTCGCCCGGATGATGATGATGAGCCTGCATTTTACGGGCGACGTGCCGTTTCGGACGGTGTTCGTCACGGGACTCGTCCGCGACGCGCAGGGACAAAAGATGTCGAAAACCAAGGGCAACGTTGTTGATCCGCTTGACGTGTTCAGGAAGTACGGGACGGACGCCGTACGGTTTTCGCTCGTCTCGGCCGTCACTGGCGCGAACGACATCAAGCTTCAGGAAAGTAAAATGGAGGCGGCGCGCAACTTCGCCAACAAGATTTGGAACGCCGCGCGCTTTACGCTCGGCAACCTCCCGGATGAAGCCACGCCGTTGCCAATAGACGCGCCGCAGACCTTGGCCGACCGTTGGATGGCTTCGCGCATGATGCGCGTTATAGGGGAAATCCATGATGCTCTTGAAGCGTTTCGATTTCATGACGCGGCGCTAACGCTTTACAAGTTTTTCTGGAACGACTTCTGCGACTGGTACATTGAGCTTGTCAAGCCGGTTGTTTCCGCACCGGAGGACACGCCAGAACGGACGGCTGCGCGTGGACGCCTCGCTGCGACGCTCGAACAAGCGCTGCGTCTGCTGCACCCTTTTATGCCCTTCATTACTGAAGAACTCTGGCAGCGCGTCAGCCCGTATGTGTGGCCGGCGGCGACGCGGCCGTCCAGCCTGTGCATTGCGCCCTACCCGCAGCCGGACGAAACACGACGCGACGCGGCGGCGGAGCGCGCTATGGACGCCGTCATCAGCCTCATTACGCGCGTCAGGAACATTCGCTCTGAGATGAACCTTCCGCCAAGTGCCCTTGTGGAGCTGCATGTTGCGGCTGACGCGGAGCGACTGGCGATTTTCGCCGAGCAGCAGGCGGCCATTCTGCGGCTGGCGCGGGCGAAGACGCTCATTGGCCACGAAACGCTGCCGGAGCTTGGCTTTTGCGCGCGCAGCGTGACGGCGGAAGGCGTCCGGTTGGCTGTGCCGCTTGCTGGTTTGGTGGACGAGCAGGCGGAGCGCGCGCGGCTTGAGAAGGAACTCGCCAAACGGGAGAAAGAACTGGCGCAGTTGCTTGAGGTAGTGAATCGTCCGGGGTTCGCCGAGCGCGCCGCGCCGGAAGTCGTGGCGGAGAAAGCCGAGCAACGGGCGGCGCTGGAGATGCAACTGGCGGCGCTCCGCGAGACGCTGGCGACGTTTGGGCGC